In Chrysemys picta bellii isolate R12L10 chromosome 3, ASM1138683v2, whole genome shotgun sequence, a single genomic region encodes these proteins:
- the LOC101941843 gene encoding serine/arginine-rich splicing factor 7 isoform X1: protein MSRYGRYGGETKVYVGNLGTGAGKGELERAFSYYGPLRTVWIARNPPGFAFVEFEDPRDAEDAVRGLDGKVICGSRVRVELSTGMPRRSRYDRPPARRPFDPNDRCYECGEKGHYAYDCHRYSRRRRSRSRSRSHSRSRGRRYSRSRSRSRGRRSRSASLRRSRSVSPRRSRSASPRRSRSGSLKRSRSRSRSRSRSRSVTWPRSRSGSHGRSKSGSPAKSRSKSRSPSPKRSRSPSGSPRRRSASPVRMD, encoded by the exons ATGTCTCGCTACGGGCGCTATGGAGGCG AGACCAAGGTGTACGTGGGGAACCTGGGCACCGGCGCCGGCAAGGGCGAGCTGGAGCGAGCCTTCAGCTACTACGGCCCCCTGCGTACCGTGTGGATCGCGCGGAACCCGCCGGGCTTCGCCTTCGTGGAGTTTGAAGATCCGCGAGATGCGGAAGATGCAGTTCGAGGTTTGGATGGAAA GGTGATTTGTGGCTCCCGAGTGAGAGTTGAGCTGTCAACAGGCATGCCCCGCCGCTCCCGCTATGATAGACCTCCCGCACGGCGACCATTTGATCCCAATGACCGGTGTTATGAATGTGGCGAGAAAGGTCATTATGCTTATGACTGTCATCGCTATAgtcggaggaggaggagcag GTCACGGTCTAGATCTCATTCAAGGTCCAGAGGAAGAAGGTATTCTCGGTCACGCAGCCGAAGCCGTGGTAGGAG GTCCAGGTCAGCTTCCCTTCGCAGATCCAGATCTGTCTCTCCTCGTAGATCTAGATCAGCCTCACCCCGCAGGTCCCGATCGGGTTCTTTAAAAAGATCAAG ATCTAGATCCAGATCACGATCAAGATCCAGGTCCGTTACATGGCCAAGAAGCAG GTCTGGGTCCCATGGTAGATCTAAATCTGGCTCACCTGCTAAAAG CCGATCAAAGTCCAGATCCCCCTCTCCAAAGAGAAG TCGTTCACCATCAGGAAGCCCTCGAAGGAGGAGTGCAAGTCCTGTAAGAATGGACTGA
- the LOC101941843 gene encoding serine/arginine-rich splicing factor 7 isoform X3 has protein sequence MSRYGRYGGETKVYVGNLGTGAGKGELERAFSYYGPLRTVWIARNPPGFAFVEFEDPRDAEDAVRGLDGKVICGSRVRVELSTGMPRRSRYDRPPARRPFDPNDRCYECGEKGHYAYDCHRYSRRRRSRSRSRSHSRSRGRRYSRSRSRSRGRRSRSASLRRSRSVSPRRSRSASPRRSRSGSLKRSRSRSRSRSRSRSVTWPRSSRSKSRSPSPKRSRSPSGSPRRRSASPVRMD, from the exons ATGTCTCGCTACGGGCGCTATGGAGGCG AGACCAAGGTGTACGTGGGGAACCTGGGCACCGGCGCCGGCAAGGGCGAGCTGGAGCGAGCCTTCAGCTACTACGGCCCCCTGCGTACCGTGTGGATCGCGCGGAACCCGCCGGGCTTCGCCTTCGTGGAGTTTGAAGATCCGCGAGATGCGGAAGATGCAGTTCGAGGTTTGGATGGAAA GGTGATTTGTGGCTCCCGAGTGAGAGTTGAGCTGTCAACAGGCATGCCCCGCCGCTCCCGCTATGATAGACCTCCCGCACGGCGACCATTTGATCCCAATGACCGGTGTTATGAATGTGGCGAGAAAGGTCATTATGCTTATGACTGTCATCGCTATAgtcggaggaggaggagcag GTCACGGTCTAGATCTCATTCAAGGTCCAGAGGAAGAAGGTATTCTCGGTCACGCAGCCGAAGCCGTGGTAGGAG GTCCAGGTCAGCTTCCCTTCGCAGATCCAGATCTGTCTCTCCTCGTAGATCTAGATCAGCCTCACCCCGCAGGTCCCGATCGGGTTCTTTAAAAAGATCAAG ATCTAGATCCAGATCACGATCAAGATCCAGGTCCGTTACATGGCCAAGAAGCAG CCGATCAAAGTCCAGATCCCCCTCTCCAAAGAGAAG TCGTTCACCATCAGGAAGCCCTCGAAGGAGGAGTGCAAGTCCTGTAAGAATGGACTGA
- the LOC101941843 gene encoding serine/arginine-rich splicing factor 7 isoform X4 — MSRYGRYGGETKVYVGNLGTGAGKGELERAFSYYGPLRTVWIARNPPGFAFVEFEDPRDAEDAVRGLDGKVICGSRVRVELSTGMPRRSRYDRPPARRPFDPNDRCYECGEKGHYAYDCHRYSRRRRSRSRSRSHSRSRGRRYSRSRSRSRGRRSRSASLRRSRSVSPRRSRSASPRRSRSGSLKRSRSRSRSRSRSRSVTWPRSSRSKSRSPSPKRSLSHL, encoded by the exons ATGTCTCGCTACGGGCGCTATGGAGGCG AGACCAAGGTGTACGTGGGGAACCTGGGCACCGGCGCCGGCAAGGGCGAGCTGGAGCGAGCCTTCAGCTACTACGGCCCCCTGCGTACCGTGTGGATCGCGCGGAACCCGCCGGGCTTCGCCTTCGTGGAGTTTGAAGATCCGCGAGATGCGGAAGATGCAGTTCGAGGTTTGGATGGAAA GGTGATTTGTGGCTCCCGAGTGAGAGTTGAGCTGTCAACAGGCATGCCCCGCCGCTCCCGCTATGATAGACCTCCCGCACGGCGACCATTTGATCCCAATGACCGGTGTTATGAATGTGGCGAGAAAGGTCATTATGCTTATGACTGTCATCGCTATAgtcggaggaggaggagcag GTCACGGTCTAGATCTCATTCAAGGTCCAGAGGAAGAAGGTATTCTCGGTCACGCAGCCGAAGCCGTGGTAGGAG GTCCAGGTCAGCTTCCCTTCGCAGATCCAGATCTGTCTCTCCTCGTAGATCTAGATCAGCCTCACCCCGCAGGTCCCGATCGGGTTCTTTAAAAAGATCAAG ATCTAGATCCAGATCACGATCAAGATCCAGGTCCGTTACATGGCCAAGAAGCAG CCGATCAAAGTCCAGATCCCCCTCTCCAAAGAGAAG TCTGAGCCATTTATAA
- the LOC101941843 gene encoding serine/arginine-rich splicing factor 7 isoform X2 — MSRYGRYGGETKVYVGNLGTGAGKGELERAFSYYGPLRTVWIARNPPGFAFVEFEDPRDAEDAVRGLDGKVICGSRVRVELSTGMPRRSRYDRPPARRPFDPNDRCYECGEKGHYAYDCHRYSRRRRSRSRSRSHSRSRGRRYSRSRSRSRGRRSRSASLRRSRSVSPRRSRSASPRRSRSGSLKRSRSRSRSRSRSRSVTWPRSRSGSHGRSKSGSPAKSRSKSRSPSPKRSLSHL; from the exons ATGTCTCGCTACGGGCGCTATGGAGGCG AGACCAAGGTGTACGTGGGGAACCTGGGCACCGGCGCCGGCAAGGGCGAGCTGGAGCGAGCCTTCAGCTACTACGGCCCCCTGCGTACCGTGTGGATCGCGCGGAACCCGCCGGGCTTCGCCTTCGTGGAGTTTGAAGATCCGCGAGATGCGGAAGATGCAGTTCGAGGTTTGGATGGAAA GGTGATTTGTGGCTCCCGAGTGAGAGTTGAGCTGTCAACAGGCATGCCCCGCCGCTCCCGCTATGATAGACCTCCCGCACGGCGACCATTTGATCCCAATGACCGGTGTTATGAATGTGGCGAGAAAGGTCATTATGCTTATGACTGTCATCGCTATAgtcggaggaggaggagcag GTCACGGTCTAGATCTCATTCAAGGTCCAGAGGAAGAAGGTATTCTCGGTCACGCAGCCGAAGCCGTGGTAGGAG GTCCAGGTCAGCTTCCCTTCGCAGATCCAGATCTGTCTCTCCTCGTAGATCTAGATCAGCCTCACCCCGCAGGTCCCGATCGGGTTCTTTAAAAAGATCAAG ATCTAGATCCAGATCACGATCAAGATCCAGGTCCGTTACATGGCCAAGAAGCAG GTCTGGGTCCCATGGTAGATCTAAATCTGGCTCACCTGCTAAAAG CCGATCAAAGTCCAGATCCCCCTCTCCAAAGAGAAG TCTGAGCCATTTATAA